TAAGTTTGGATATTTTAGCCTGCCCTATTCCCGTCATTAAATTCCCACTCTCTACATAGATCTGATCCGGATTTACTTTTGCTGTTCCGTTATACTTTAATTTCCCGAAATCATCTGCAAAATTCTTCATCTTTTTGGAGATAAAGGAAGGCATCATTGCTTTTAAATCCTTATAAGTAAAATCTGCGGAAAGATCTTTTGTCTCAATGGCAAAATGTCCTTTCAGCAGGTTATCAACCTTCATTGTTTTGGTTGCAATATTGACGTCAGGATTTCTGATCAGGAAATTTTCCAGATGGAATTTGTTCAGAGGCCCTGTCATTTTCCCCGCAAGGTTGAATGGCTTGATATTATCCCAGTTCGTCACAAAATAACTGATGTCATAACCGCTAAGCTGGCTTCCCTGCTGGATATTCATATCCCAACGCACTTTGTCTGCAAAATCTGCCCAGGACCCGTCATGAAGATTAAATTTAATATCTCCCTGAAGTAAGCTATGATCTGTATTGAGCGTAAGGTCTTTTAACGACAAAAACTGCTTCGTTAGAGACAGTTCTGTTGAAAAAGTATCGACAAAATGAGATTTTCCCCATCTTGAGGTCACAAAAGACATATTATTGATCAACGCCGAAACATTCGGTCCGTTGACTTTTACATTAGGTGCTTTTAAGTTGAATTTTGTTGCCGTAAGCCACTTCCCTTGTTCTCCGGGAGAATTTTCATTGATAATGGAAACTTTAGAATCAATAATCTGAATTCTGGAATTCAGCTGAAAAGGAGGTTTTTTCGGGTCTCTTTTCTTTCCGTTATCGAAGAGGTCAACAAATCTTACAAAGTTTGATATGCTGTCTCCTTTATAAGTAATCACTTTTACATCAGCATTTACCAGAGCCAGGGAGTTAAAACTTAAAGAATTACTGTTTCCTGAGATGGCATTTACAGCAAGAGATATCCAGTCTGAATCTGCACGAAACTCGCGGGCTGTGATAAAATTAAATCCTTTATAGTCTTTTACTTTTAACCCTTTTATTGTTACATCACCGAAGTAGTTTACGTCTACACTTTCTGTAGAAAAATCAGATTTAAAATCATTATTAACAAGCTTTAGCGCCTGATCTGCTGCCCATTTTTTCGTTACCGGAAGATTGACGGCAATAAGTACTCCTCCTACAAGAAAAATACCAAGCCAAAAGAGAATTAAGAGAAGTTTTGCCCACCAGGTATAGCTGGTAACATCCTTCACAGCCTGTTTCCCAAACTCTTCAGCCGTTTCCACAGGATGATGTATGGCATCTGAAGCCAGCTCAGATGCTTCTTTTACTGTCTCCCGAACTTTTTCTTCTACATTTTCGACAGTTTTCTGTACCTGATCACCTAGGTTTTCAGCTACTGATTTTTTATTCTCATTCTCGTTATTATTCTCTAACTTTGCCATTATTATGAGCGACTCTATAATTTTAGGTATTGAATCGTCCTGCGACGACACCTCAGCAGCTATCATCAAGGGAAATTCTATTCTTTCAAACATTGCCGCGAACCAGGCCATCCACAAAGAATATGGTGGTGTTGTCCCTGAATTGGCTTCACGAGCCCATCAGCAAAATATTATCCCCGTTGTTGAAAAATCTTTTTCTAAAGCAAATATACAACAAAATGCTATCTCTGCTATAGGATTTACTCGCGGACCGGGACTTTTAGGATCTCTTCTTGTAGGAACATCATTTGCTAAGTCTTTGGCTATGAGCCTGAATGTACCTTTGATTGAAGTAAATCACCTTCAAGCCCACATTCTGGCCCATTTCATCGAAGATGCAAATCCTGTGCCGCCTACTTTCCCATTCTTATGTCTTACGGTAAGTGGCGGACATACCATGATTGTACTGGTAAAAGACTATTTCGATATGGAAATCATCGGGAAAACCATTGATGATGCCGCAGGAGAAGCTTTTGATAAAATCGGAAAGATTTTTGACCTTGACTATCCAGCAGGACCTATTATCGACAGATTGTCGAAAGAAGGGAATCCTGATGCGTTTAAATTCAACAAACCGAAGTTGGAAAACTACGATTATTCTTTCAGTGGTATTAAAACTTCCGTGTTGTATTTCATACAGAAAGAAGTCAGACAAAATCCGGATTTCATCAAGGAAAATCTTAATGATCTTTGTGCTTCTGTACAGAAATCCATCATCGAAATTCTGATGAATAAGCTTGAAAAAGCGGCCAAAGATCTCAATGTAAATCAGGTGGCTATTGCAGGTGGTGTATCGGCTAATTCTGCCCTTAGAAAAGCAATGGAAGACAACAAAGAAAGACTGGGTTGGGATATCTACATTCCAAAATTTGAATATACAACAGATAATGCAGCCATGATTGCCATGGTAGCGAAGCTGAAATTTGAGCGGGGAGAATTTACAGATTTAAGAACTTCCGCAACGGCAAAATACGATTTATGAAAATACTCTTAGAAGAAAAAGTACTGGGGACACAGTCTAAAAAGAATTCAAAATATTACTGGGTATTAGAAACTGTCACAGGAAAGCACGAGGGATCAGAAACTTTTTCAGAGTTTACCGGAGGAAGTTCTGAGACAGGATATATTCAGGATATAAAAGATGAAGTTTTAAAATTAATCAATTCTGAACATCTTTTTAGTTTTCCTTATACTCCAAAAGAAGGAGATTATTTATCAATCAAAAATAATTTGAGAAAACAGGAATATTTAAATCTGATTTTTATTAATAATATCTGGATAGAAGAAATATACATGTGTTCTTACAGGGAGTGTGATACAGACATATACACAACCATTAAAACAGGAGTTGCATTTATAAGTCAGGATATATGAAATTATTTTACGGAGAAATAGCAGATCAAAAAGTGATCATCAACGATGAAGAGCAGCAACATATTGTAAAAGTTCTTCGTATGAAAGATGGTGAAGATATTCATGTGACGGATGGAAAAGGAAAGCTGGCTTCCGGAAAACTTATTATAGAAGGGAAGAAAGCAGGTATTGAAGTTTCTGAGATCAAAGAAAACCTACCGGAATTCAATCCGAAACTTCATATTGCGATTGCTCCCACCAAAAATATAGACAGAATCGAGTTCTTTGTAGAAAAGGCTGTGGAAATGGGTGTTTCTGAGATCAGTATTATTGTAACAGAGAAAACAGAACGTAAAAATATCAATATTGATAAAATCAGAAAACAGGCTGTTGCCGCGTCTAAGCAAAGTCTGAGATTTCATTTCCCGATCATCAATGATGCTGTAAAACTAACGGATTTTCTGAAAAACGTTGATCCGGAACATACTTTTGTAGCACACTGTCATGAAAATCTGGAAAGAATTGATCTTAAAAACATTCCCCAAATGGAACAGCTTACGTTTCTAATAGGCCCTGAGGGTGATTTTTCTGAAAAGGAAATTGTATTTCTGGCAGAAAATAAAGTAAAAGCGGTCTCCCTCGGAAATCAAAGACTGAGAACTGAAACCGCAGGCGTTTTTGTAGCCGCATGGAATTATTATAATATGATATAGATAACAAAAAGAGAAGGCCAGAAACCTTCTCTTTTTTATTTCTGAATATTATTTCCAGTCAATATTATTTTCTCTCAGATATTTCTCAAAAATCTGCTGTCCGCTTCTCATGGAGTTGACCGCCCAAAGGATTTTCATTCTTAAAAGCTTTTTTTCATTCAGTTTATAATCAATATCAGATTTTATCAGCTTCTGTTTCAATTCATACATACAGATTGAAGCGGCTACAGAAACGTTGAAACTTCTCGTAAAGCCATACATCGGAATTGCCAGCGTTTCATCTGCAAAATCTAAGATTTCCTGAGAAACCCCTTCCATCTCTGTTCCAAAAACTAAGGCAATGGGTTCTGTAATTTCATATTCAGGCAGCATTTTAGCATTATTTTCTAATGAAACCACCACAATTTTGTATCCTCTGTCTTTAATACTCTGAAAGGATTCCATATTTCGGGGAAGCTTTTCTACTTCAACCCAGGTATCTGCACCCTTTGTTACCCGAAGATTCGGTTCAAAACTGTATTCTTCCTGCAAAGCCACTACTTTATGAAAACCACAGGCTTCCACAGAACGTACAATTGCTGCTGCATTTCGAAACTGATAAACATCCTCTACAACAGGAAGTACAAAATCTGAACTTTCCTGGGAAAAATGTTCAATTTTCGCGAGTCTTTCTTCGGTTAAAAACTGTTTTAAATATTCAAAAGTTTGCGCTAAGTCTTTCATCCGCATTCAGTTATTTTTTTCAATAGCCCCATAAAACGTCTGCAATTTCCATTTTATTTTTATAAAATTTTAATCTAAGCGTTTCATTCATTTTCAAATCTTTGCAAATTAACGTAATTTTGACCTATGAACCCTAATCGGGCTCCAATTCTTAATTAAAAATAGTACATGAAGCGAAAAGTCCTGCTCATCTATACCGGTGGAACCATCGGAATGGAAAAAGATTATGAAACCGGAAGTCTCCGTGCCTTTGATTTTGGTAATATATTTGAAAAAATGCCTGAAATGAAGCTCATGGAATGTGAGGTTTTCGTTCATCCTTTCGCCAAACCATTAGATTCCTCAGATATGGGACCTGAAGAATGGAGAGTAATAGCCAATTATATTCAAAAAAATTATAATGATTATGATGGTTTTCTGATTCTTCACGGGACAGATACTATGTCTTATACTGCATCAGCATTAAGTTTCAT
Above is a genomic segment from Chryseobacterium viscerum containing:
- a CDS encoding RsmE family RNA methyltransferase, which codes for MKLFYGEIADQKVIINDEEQQHIVKVLRMKDGEDIHVTDGKGKLASGKLIIEGKKAGIEVSEIKENLPEFNPKLHIAIAPTKNIDRIEFFVEKAVEMGVSEISIIVTEKTERKNINIDKIRKQAVAASKQSLRFHFPIINDAVKLTDFLKNVDPEHTFVAHCHENLERIDLKNIPQMEQLTFLIGPEGDFSEKEIVFLAENKVKAVSLGNQRLRTETAGVFVAAWNYYNMI
- a CDS encoding TrmH family RNA methyltransferase gives rise to the protein MRMKDLAQTFEYLKQFLTEERLAKIEHFSQESSDFVLPVVEDVYQFRNAAAIVRSVEACGFHKVVALQEEYSFEPNLRVTKGADTWVEVEKLPRNMESFQSIKDRGYKIVVVSLENNAKMLPEYEITEPIALVFGTEMEGVSQEILDFADETLAIPMYGFTRSFNVSVAASICMYELKQKLIKSDIDYKLNEKKLLRMKILWAVNSMRSGQQIFEKYLRENNIDWK
- the tsaD gene encoding tRNA (adenosine(37)-N6)-threonylcarbamoyltransferase complex transferase subunit TsaD; translation: MSDSIILGIESSCDDTSAAIIKGNSILSNIAANQAIHKEYGGVVPELASRAHQQNIIPVVEKSFSKANIQQNAISAIGFTRGPGLLGSLLVGTSFAKSLAMSLNVPLIEVNHLQAHILAHFIEDANPVPPTFPFLCLTVSGGHTMIVLVKDYFDMEIIGKTIDDAAGEAFDKIGKIFDLDYPAGPIIDRLSKEGNPDAFKFNKPKLENYDYSFSGIKTSVLYFIQKEVRQNPDFIKENLNDLCASVQKSIIEILMNKLEKAAKDLNVNQVAIAGGVSANSALRKAMEDNKERLGWDIYIPKFEYTTDNAAMIAMVAKLKFERGEFTDLRTSATAKYDL